One Natronoarchaeum mannanilyticum genomic window carries:
- a CDS encoding transcription initiation factor IIB, giving the protein MTETSIRTNDDVSTRERTTERTEESEDQQLCPECGGRLEADSEHGETVCADCGLVVEEDEIDRGPEWRAFDAAEKDSKSRVGAPTTKMMHDDGLSTNIGWQDKDAYGNTLSSSQREKMQRLRTWNERFRTRDSKERNLKQALGEIDRMASALGLPEDVRETASVIYRRALSEDLLPGRSIEGVASAALYAAARQTGTPRSIDEVAQVSRIDEMEFKRTYRYIVRELNLEIQPANPEQYVGRFASELDLSDESEQRARQLLRTATDKGIHSGKSPVGLAAAAVYAAPLLCNEEITQSEVSEVTDISEVTIRNRYKELLEADGQAQFA; this is encoded by the coding sequence ATGACAGAAACGAGCATCCGAACGAACGACGACGTATCGACGCGGGAACGAACGACAGAGCGGACCGAGGAGAGCGAAGACCAGCAACTGTGTCCCGAGTGCGGCGGCCGGCTGGAGGCCGACAGCGAGCACGGCGAGACCGTCTGTGCGGACTGCGGGCTGGTCGTCGAGGAAGACGAGATCGACCGCGGCCCCGAGTGGCGCGCGTTCGACGCCGCCGAGAAGGACTCGAAGAGCCGCGTCGGCGCCCCCACCACGAAGATGATGCACGACGACGGGCTCTCGACGAACATCGGCTGGCAGGACAAGGACGCCTACGGCAACACCCTCAGCTCCAGCCAGCGTGAGAAGATGCAGCGCCTGCGCACCTGGAACGAGCGCTTCCGCACCCGTGACTCCAAAGAGCGCAACCTCAAGCAGGCGCTCGGCGAGATCGATCGGATGGCCTCCGCGCTCGGCCTCCCCGAGGACGTCCGCGAAACTGCCAGCGTGATCTATCGCCGCGCGCTCAGTGAAGACCTCCTGCCGGGCCGCTCGATCGAAGGCGTCGCCAGCGCCGCGCTGTACGCCGCGGCGCGCCAGACCGGGACGCCTCGATCGATCGACGAGGTCGCTCAGGTCAGCCGCATCGACGAGATGGAGTTCAAGCGCACCTACCGCTACATCGTCCGCGAGCTGAACCTCGAAATCCAGCCCGCGAACCCCGAGCAGTACGTCGGCCGCTTCGCGTCGGAACTCGATCTCTCCGACGAGTCCGAACAGCGCGCCCGCCAGCTGCTCCGGACGGCGACGGACAAGGGGATCCACAGCGGCAAGAGCCCCGTCGGGCTGGCGGCCGCCGCGGTGTACGCGGCGCCGCTGCTGTGCAACGAGGAGATCACCCAGTCGGAAGTCTCGGAGGTCACCGACATCTCCGAAGTCACCATCCGCAACCGCTACAAGGAGCTGCTCGAAGCCGACGGCCAGGCGCAGTTCGCCTGA
- a CDS encoding TIGR04206 family protein, whose protein sequence is MTDADVEAYDDEAYDGADEAHDIDTGDADPRRRRRFLALLLAGLAPWVVLIAPSGRDVFFAWGWINVEGWHVFHLYEYLFEFTRGPRALPRRLQAWPIATALYAGALVSALGGLVFGREDRRVTGGLAVFAMLSLLQFAAGFTRPGIARPGVTPLPVGVVAVLVVLWWFDGDLLGL, encoded by the coding sequence GTGACCGACGCCGACGTCGAAGCGTACGACGACGAAGCGTACGACGGCGCCGACGAGGCGCACGATATCGACACCGGCGACGCCGATCCGCGTCGCCGCCGCCGATTTCTGGCCTTGCTCCTCGCGGGATTGGCTCCCTGGGTAGTCCTGATCGCTCCGAGCGGACGCGACGTCTTCTTCGCGTGGGGCTGGATCAACGTCGAGGGATGGCACGTCTTTCACCTGTACGAGTACCTCTTCGAGTTCACGCGGGGGCCGCGCGCGCTGCCGCGGCGCCTCCAGGCGTGGCCGATCGCGACGGCGCTGTACGCCGGCGCGCTCGTCAGCGCGCTCGGGGGCCTCGTGTTCGGTCGCGAGGACCGGCGCGTCACCGGTGGGTTGGCCGTCTTCGCGATGCTCTCGTTGCTCCAGTTCGCCGCCGGGTTTACGCGTCCCGGCATCGCGCGCCCCGGCGTCACGCCGCTGCCGGTCGGCGTCGTCGCCGTGCTGGTCGTCCTGTGGTGGTTCGACGGCGACCTGCTCGGTCTGTAA
- a CDS encoding GTP-binding protein, translated as MGLEEEIRELEDEIAETPYNKSTEGHIGRLKSKLAEKKEKLEQQSSAGGGGGYHVEKHGDATVALVGFPSVGKSTLLNAMTNADSEVGSYEFTTLDVNPGMLDLNGAHIQMLDVPGLIEGAASGRGGGQEVLSVVRAADLVIFMLSAFEIDQYERLNEELYKNKIRVDREPPRVSVRRKGKDGIRVTSSVDLDLDDHTIGEILREHGYVNADVTINEHVDIDRLIDGIMDNRVYIPSITAVNKTDLIDPSYVDTVKENLREHDLDPDEVTFISAEKEKGLDALKERIWEELGLMRIYMDKPGRGIDYEEPLVIEKGSTVEDAAHKLGGEFEERFRFARVSGDSVKHDEQQVGLDHELADEDVLRMITRK; from the coding sequence ATGGGGCTCGAAGAGGAGATCAGGGAACTCGAAGACGAAATTGCTGAGACGCCCTACAACAAGTCGACCGAGGGGCACATCGGGCGGCTGAAGTCGAAGCTCGCGGAGAAAAAGGAGAAGCTGGAACAGCAGTCCTCGGCCGGCGGAGGCGGGGGCTACCACGTCGAGAAGCACGGCGACGCGACCGTCGCGCTCGTCGGGTTCCCCAGCGTCGGCAAGTCGACGCTGCTCAACGCGATGACCAACGCCGACAGCGAGGTCGGATCCTACGAGTTCACGACCCTCGACGTCAACCCCGGCATGCTGGATCTCAACGGGGCCCACATCCAGATGCTCGACGTCCCCGGGCTGATCGAGGGCGCCGCCAGCGGTCGCGGCGGCGGCCAGGAGGTGCTGTCGGTCGTTCGGGCGGCCGATCTCGTGATATTCATGCTCTCTGCGTTCGAGATCGACCAGTACGAGCGGCTCAACGAGGAGCTGTACAAAAACAAGATCCGCGTCGACAGAGAGCCCCCGCGAGTGTCGGTCCGGCGGAAAGGGAAAGACGGCATTCGAGTGACCTCGAGCGTCGATCTCGACCTCGACGACCACACGATCGGCGAGATCCTCCGCGAGCACGGCTACGTCAACGCCGACGTGACGATCAACGAGCACGTCGACATCGACCGGCTGATCGACGGCATCATGGACAACCGGGTGTACATCCCCTCGATCACGGCGGTCAACAAGACCGACCTGATCGATCCGAGCTACGTCGACACCGTCAAGGAGAACCTCCGCGAGCACGATCTCGACCCCGACGAGGTGACGTTCATCAGCGCCGAGAAGGAGAAAGGGCTCGACGCGCTGAAAGAGCGCATCTGGGAGGAGCTGGGGCTGATGCGGATCTACATGGACAAGCCCGGACGGGGCATCGACTACGAGGAGCCGCTGGTCATCGAGAAAGGCAGCACCGTCGAGGACGCCGCGCACAAGCTCGGCGGCGAGTTCGAGGAGCGGTTCCGGTTCGCACGGGTGTCGGGCGACAGCGTCAAGCACGACGAACAGCAGGTCGGCCTCGACCACGAGCTCGCCGACGAGGACGTCCTGCGGATGATCACCCGCAAGTGA
- a CDS encoding metal-dependent hydrolase — translation MLPWEHAAVGYLAYSLLSHLLARRSPGALEALAALVGSQGPDLIDKPLSWQYGVFESGYALGHSVFLAVPLAVAAGLLARAYGRARVGAAFAVGYLLHLPGDVVPTYLQHGYLPLAVVLWPVETAPPSADQPVVGVTIDLFFEYVDVLTAQDPPTLVLVQAGVIGLTALLWLYDGAPVLRELLVGVSRRLSDGIGRATN, via the coding sequence ATGCTACCCTGGGAACACGCGGCGGTCGGGTATCTCGCCTACTCGCTGCTGAGCCACCTCCTCGCACGGCGATCGCCGGGCGCGCTCGAAGCCCTCGCCGCGCTCGTCGGCTCGCAGGGGCCCGACCTGATCGACAAGCCGCTGTCGTGGCAGTACGGCGTGTTCGAGTCGGGGTACGCGCTGGGCCACTCGGTCTTCCTCGCGGTGCCGCTGGCCGTCGCCGCCGGACTGCTCGCCCGGGCCTACGGCCGCGCCCGCGTCGGTGCGGCGTTCGCGGTCGGCTACTTGCTGCACTTGCCCGGCGACGTCGTGCCGACGTATCTTCAGCACGGCTACCTCCCGCTGGCGGTCGTTCTCTGGCCCGTCGAAACAGCGCCGCCGAGCGCCGACCAGCCAGTCGTCGGCGTGACGATCGACCTGTTCTTCGAGTACGTCGACGTGCTCACCGCGCAGGATCCGCCGACGCTCGTGCTCGTCCAGGCCGGCGTTATCGGCCTGACGGCGCTGCTGTGGCTCTACGACGGCGCGCCGGTGCTCCGAGAACTTCTCGTCGGCGTCAGCCGGCGTCTGTCCGACGGTATCGGCAGGGCGACGAACTGA
- a CDS encoding phosphoglycolate phosphatase, which translates to MTAPLVLDIDGTLTRADGEPGIDPRVFEPLREWPEPVVIATGKAFPFPVALSQFVGLPERVIAENGGIVYAEGEASVVGDRAAAETAVASLRDRGYDLGWGQPDLVNRWRETEIAANLDVPEQPLREVAAEHGLEVVDTGYAYHIKDPEIAKGDGLDAVAELLGLDPSAFVAVGDSENDVSTFGVAGESYAVANADDAALAAADHVTEGVHAAGTLEVLDLLR; encoded by the coding sequence ATGACAGCGCCGCTCGTACTCGACATCGACGGGACGCTGACGAGAGCCGACGGGGAGCCGGGGATCGACCCGCGCGTGTTCGAGCCGCTCCGCGAGTGGCCCGAGCCGGTCGTGATCGCGACGGGGAAGGCGTTCCCGTTCCCGGTCGCGCTCTCGCAGTTCGTGGGGCTGCCCGAGCGCGTGATCGCGGAGAACGGCGGGATCGTCTACGCCGAGGGCGAGGCCAGCGTCGTCGGCGACCGCGCGGCCGCCGAGACCGCCGTGGCGTCGCTCCGCGACCGGGGATACGACCTCGGCTGGGGCCAGCCCGATCTCGTGAATCGCTGGCGCGAAACCGAGATCGCCGCCAACCTCGACGTGCCAGAGCAACCGCTGCGCGAGGTCGCCGCCGAGCACGGCCTGGAGGTCGTCGACACCGGCTACGCCTACCACATCAAGGACCCCGAGATCGCGAAGGGCGACGGGCTCGACGCCGTCGCCGAGCTGCTCGGACTCGATCCGTCGGCGTTCGTCGCGGTCGGCGACTCGGAGAACGACGTCTCGACGTTCGGCGTCGCCGGCGAGAGCTACGCGGTCGCGAACGCCGACGACGCCGCGCTGGCGGCCGCCGACCACGTTACGGAGGGCGTCCACGCCGCGGGGACACTCGAAGTGCTCGATCTGCTGCGATAG